The sequence ACTTCGATGACTACGTTACGGGATTGCCGAAAGCTGAGGATTTCGGGCTGGAGGCTTTCAGTGACATTCCGCTCTTCGACGACGTCGGCTTCGCGGAGACACTGTTCGACAAGGAACTGCTGAGCTTTGACGCCATGCAATTGTCGTGGTGTTCTTGAgcagctgctctctctctctctctctctctctctcatatatatatatatatatatatatatatatatatatatatatatatatatgggggtGTGTATATATATGGGGGTGTAATCTGATATGTAGTGCAAGTAGATTTCCAtgaaaatatgtatacatatgaggTGATGTTGATATTACTTGGCAAGGAAGAAGTGATGTTAGTTAATGTCTTTATAGACATACGTATGTATGAAGGAAGAAAAGGCTGAAGTCAAGTGTTGTTCCTCATCAATATCATGGTCAGTGGAAAAGGAAAGAGCAGGCAATCTATTGTGGATTGATTGATCAGTAGATTACTAAATTGATTTCCTTGGATGTGATGGTCACTTCAATggcgaacaagaagaagaagaagaaggtacatTGCAAGAAAGGGGAGAAGAAGAATCAATCCTATCTATTAGTTTGAATTTGTCTTATATGATCAAATTCTTATTAATGTGAGGCTGATAAAAGGttgagataatatatatatatatataatgactaaAAATTCAAGTAAAGAATAGCCGCTCGATCCCTACATGAATGAAACTTGTTGCACTGTTAAGCGTGCATCTTTAACCGCTTCCATTCATGCGGCTTCACCGTTGTATACTACTCTGTTAAAGCTCGAGTCGAGTGAACACGAACGAAAAATGGTGCTCTTGCAATTCCGGCTAATATTGTCGTCTCATGATCAAAGTAGCGTAGGCCAACCTTTTCATCAATATGCAACAGTGAGATGCAACCCCCTAAAACTAGCGGAACAACTAAAAAACTGGTTCACCAAAATGTTTGGAAGATAGATGATCCAAGTGTTGCATGGAACTAATCATATCCAACATCAACTCTATCAAAGGTAGGCAAAGCAAATTGAGAATGTTTCCATACTTGAATATCTCAAACGGTCTTGATTGGATGGGAGAAATCAACAAAACAACATTGGATATAACCATGGTTTTCTCCAAGAATAAATGGCATGATGAACAAATGGATGCCAGACTTCAAATGTTGTAAATCGTACAAGAAGTTCAAAAGGACCCTCCACAACTGCGATTTTCGAATCACCCATTAGAAACCAATTTCACCTGCAAATGATTTATGGGTGGTTATCACATAAGTGAATGACTGCtgaaaatattattgattttaacaATCTTATTCGCCCACAGAGTTTTCTCTCTAGCTTACTCTCGATTAACCATGCATTTACAGTCATTTCATACCAAATATGAACCGTATAAATTAGTATTGTCTACCAAAAGGTCGATATCTGCCGAGAAGCTTTCAGCatgcaagaaaaacaaaaaaagtggGCTAAGATAgaacattctcctttttgttacatACATGATCTATAATCATACAAGCATAGTACCATTTTTAAATGGAAAAAAGATTTGAGATACTCCTGCAAGGTGAGTCCTTCTCAACACTTGAATTACACAAACTGCAAATACAACATGATTTAGCAGCTTAAAGATCACTTTTGCAATATCAGTCTACTAAAGAAACATAGTCAAGTCATCCATCCAGGCTTTGAAATAGGTCTGTATACTAAAGAAACATAGTCCAAAAGTCTTTATCAACTTCCACATTGGAAGTTGATAAAGACTTGGACTGACTTATTTAAGAGTTTGATGACATCATGACTGTACTACCATTAGTTGGATTTCAACATTTTGAGCTAGCGAGTCGAGTCCAACAAGATAATGGGTCAGTTATCCCATCAAGTCATGGCAGTTTAGGTTAACCTTCACTATACTCAAAACATGAATGACCCCATAAGAAAACAGAGAAAAACCTGAGCCAATCACAAAGAACTCAAAGTTGAGGTTAATATGTTAGGTTAAGCTAAGTCCATTGGTAACTATGGTTATCCAATCACAAATTACTAAACCACTAGCCAAAATGGTTTTCCTCATAAGTAAaccatttttaatattattaccaCATTAAACCTATAACTACACTATCATTAATAATCATCAAAACATACACAATATGAGCACATCTTAAAATGAGCTAAATCTTGCATTAGTCGTGTGATACCTGTATGGCACCTTCTCATAAAAGATCAACTTACTCATAACCTCGTGGTTACGAAGGACATGAACAGAAAGAAATTGAGTTGGTGACAAGTGAATGCATGGCCAAACTACGGTCTGTGTTCTATTGAAAACGTGAAATTGGGACCGTAGAAGCAGCACTGAACAATTGATATAACAAAACTAAATGGACACTTTTGCAAGCTCAAAACAACCACATAGCAAAGGGTACAAGGCAAGTCAACCCCCAAAACCCACACGTAACCACTGCTCATGCACGTGACTGCACACAATCAGCAGACTGCAACCCAACCCGTACCACCATATGGCACAAGCACGCACGACTAAGAAAAACATATTATTTAGGTGTGTTCCCCTTCAAACTTGAACTTATCACATAACCACTAGTTATAAGGTCAGCCTCATACTGAAACTGTTTTTCATATCATTACCTCAGTAAAGCTACAAATACACTCCCTATGGCATCCAACAAATCATATACTATATGAGCATATACCGAGTCGGCTAAGCAAGAATTGATCCGCGTCTGAGAAAATGCATACAAGACAACTTGTATACcttctctttcttcctttcttttcttgtgTGTGCACACATGCATGTACAACATAAGCTCAATTAAGCAATGAGCAAGACCTCAAGCAACCATTGTCATTGACATGGATGATTGATATAGAAAACTAGTACAAGAATAAATTAGTTTTGTTAGTGAAATGAAGGAAATTTAACCTGAATACACCAAGTATAGGAAACCCCTTTTGCATTGCTACATCTCTCCTCATCAAGAGGACTGCTCCAGAACCATCACTTACTTGGCTTGAATCGCCTACAATAAATTATTCCATCTTAATAACCACTAATAAAGAACTAGCTGGTAACAAATTTATCACATAAAAGAAACACTCTATTACCAGCAGTTGTACCTCCATCCTTCTTAAAACTGGTTTTAGCTTTGCCAAACCAGATAGAGATGTTTCTGGTCAGATTCCATCAACCACAGAAATTGTCACCTGCATTTCCTCCCCAGTTTTTGGGTCTACAATCTTCAAGAAGTAAACCATATCATCAAAACCACACACCCAAGTGAGGACAGGTGCAACAGCTTTAAACTGAGGGCAACAGTTATTACTTTCACATGGTATATGTTGGAATGCTACAGTTATTTAATGATTCAAGgccaaaatatatttaattaccaaattagagagagagagagagagaggtgttgaAATAAGATGATTCACCTTTGTGGTCACTGGAATTATTTCTTCTTTAAATTTACCAGAAGCAGTTGCAGCAGCTGCCTTCCTATGAGATTCAACCTGAACAAAGAAAAATATCGTAAGAATGAATTTAAGATGACAAATTTATTAATAGGACGAATATAATCAATGTCCACAGACTCACAGCAGCCTGATCTTGTTCTTGTCTTGCCACACCAAATTGATGAGCAACATTCTCAACCATAATTCCCATGGGGAGCAGACAATCTTGGGCTTTTTGAAACTTGTTTCCCTAAAGCATTCAAAGACAAAAGCATGTAGTAGAAGACAGAAATGCAGAAACTAACTCAGAACTGAACAAGGATCAAAGAACATACCTTTGGGTTTATTGAACCCTCCCAAGACAACATATTTGCAGTCATCGATTCTAACCCAGCACCAATTCCTGGAACTATTATGCAAGCATAAAAGTGGTAAACCAAAATATTTTTACCAATATCATAGAATCCAGCTTTAATAGCAGCAGCAACATCAGCAACTGCCTGAAGGCCTGATGAGCACTGTCTGTTCACTGTTCTTACTGGAACAGTTTCTATGGgggaaataaaaaaatcaagcTGTAAGATGTTACAATAATGTACATAAAATGCCATCAATGGCAGAAAAAACAGGGAGTCGAAGTACCAGGAAAACCAGCATAGAATGCTGCCATCCTGAATTCAGTTACTCTTTGAGAGCCTGGTGCCAGTACAGTACCAACCACAATATCACCAACTTCATTTGGATTCAGACTAGTTTTATCCAACAATgcctaaaagagagaaaatgattCCAACATTATCTCCATTCTGTAGACACTATGTCATGAAACACAAATATGAGAAAAACAGACCTTCAGCACAGCAGTAAGCAGTTCCTCAGGGTATGTATCCTTGAAACCCCCTCTCTTAGACTTGCAAATTGCAGTTCGGTATGCACTATAATATAGGGTAGTAGGATTGAGAAACATTGAACAGAGATTATTGAAAAAAATACATAATGTGATAATTTATAGCAAATCACGGTGACCAATATGCTGCACAAAGGAATAAGAAGGCCCTACTGGCTAGGGACAAAAGTCAGAAAAATCCCATCATTGAAGTACTCAAAACCCAACAGGAGCAAAATTTAGGGAAAAAATGGCAAATCATCAATGGCCTAAAGTTTTGGAATGAAGCATATTGGTTACATAGATCTTTGGCAGAAGGTATTGATAGTTGAACCAACTTTCTCTTCATTTTAGGCAGCAGCAGTTCGCTCTATCAACTTGTCTGCATTTAGAAATGAGGTAAGAAGCAACATGGTTAACACTATTGCAAGTGCATAGGTCAATATTACCAGCCAATCATCCTTATACAGTGGGAATGCATGAAGCAACTTATACATGTGCAAGTAAATGGTAAGTAATCTTCAAGGCTAAAAAGCAGATTTTTCGTGAATGTTACTAATTTGCTTTAGAATGCTTCATTACTCTTGCCAATAAACCACACAGGATTTTTACGCAACTGGAGAAAAGCATCATTATGaccaaattttaaaatttattttccaGTGTGTGATCGTTCAGTTCTTCCCTAACAAATGAACGACAGTTTCTTCTCATCTAACAGTTAAGTCATGCTACGAGCTTCTAGAAATCTACACAACCATTTATGATCGTCAAAAAATCTAAAGAAAGAAACAATTTTTTTCTTCCCTAACAAAAGATTTACAGTTCTCATCTAACAGTTCAGTCATGCCATGAGCTTTTAAAAACGTATACACAACAAATTCCAAAGATAAACACAACCCAAAGAAAGAAACAATTTTTTCTTCCATAACAAAAACATTTACAATTTCTTATCGTTTAAGAGTTAAGTGATGCTACGAGCTTCTAAAAATCTACAAGAACCAACTGTAAAGACTAGCACAACCTAAACAAGGAAACTTAATTTTCTTCCCTAACAAAAGATTGGCGGTTTATTTTCGTTTAACAGTTAAAGTCACGCCACGAGCTTCTAAAAAACTACGCGGGACCAATTCCGAAGATTAACAGAACCTAAAGAAAGAAACGAATTGGCCTTGAGTACTGAGAATGGATCAACATATAATAACTTACGCGACAACCACGACGTCATCCCCAAAGCAAGCGTTCCTCTGATAGGCCGCACTGTCGCTAGCGGTACAGAAAGAAGCCTGTCATCAAGATTTAGAAGGGCCCAATTGAACTAGATGTCTAAACCACAAAAGAAACCTAATGTTCCCTCACAAAGCCAACCATCCAACTATTCAAACTCAGAATCCAACCCTCAGATCAGGCGACCAATCCAAACAAGCAACAAACGAACCAAGAGTCCCCTCTGACATGGCGATTTACCACACCACGAAAACAAACCCAACCGATCCATGGACTCTCCGATCGAAAGAGAACGAGGGAAGCCTCTCACCAAGATCAAAGGCGAACCACCGGGGGCAGAAGAAGGGGAGGGCCGGAGATGCTGGAGGAGGACCTGCTGCCGATCGATCGCCTTCTCCATCTTTTCGATATCTCGTCGATATCAAGCGCAGACAAGGAAAAAGCGTCAAAGCTACACGTGCAGTTATGGGGAGGGTTCGGTCGCCAATCACGCGCATAAATATAGTTATGCGCATATGTACACTCTATGTGTGCTGATGGAATTGATAGGATAAGGCGAAGCGGTGTTGCTTGTATGCGGACGCAGGCATTCCCATCGGAAGTGGCGGTAGAAGATATGGACGGCGGATCGCAAGGTAACGGATTCGACAAGATTCGTGCGTAGCTAGGCGGGGAACTAAACTAGTTATCTTTATCATTTGAGTCCctaaactttaaaaaaattataatgatatttctttaattataaaaataaaatatctaagttTATTTGCCCTAATATCATCGAttctatcaataaaaatatataaaaaaaaaattaatattctaaTTAGTAGTGGCAAATGTCGTTGGGAGGTACGagtggctattgtggatgagaagagcGATTGCGAGAAATAAGGGACACTCTACATTTGTATCGATGTTGACATAATTATCGAGCCGTGTTGCTCAGCATCGACGGTCCTTTCATTGCTTCATAACTATGTCGAAGTCGATACAGATGTAGAGTCGTACTGCTTGACATCTACATCAACGACCCTTTCATCACTCAACAATTACGTTGACACTAACGTAGATGCAAAACAACGAAATGATCATTCGACAACTGCATCGATATTAACGTAGATATAAAGCAATTCTCATATCTTGTCATGCctcttctcatccacaatagccaTCGATGGCTCCTAATATCACTAGCATCCGTCATATCGTCTATCACCACTAACTAGAATGTtaagttatatttttatttttatattttttattaataagatcaataaaattatgataaattaacatagatgtttcactttcataattatagaaatATCAATTTAACGTTTAATTATGTAAAGATCGAATTACCAAAAGTAATTAACTAGATGACATAATTAGTCCCATATGTATATAAGCTTAAATTGTGACCTAGGAACTGAGGAACCATGATCTCTGTTGCGCTGAATCAACCGTTAGGACATTATATAGTATTAGTTTATCTAGAACAATTTTTAGATGCTTCAGTGTCattcatttatttatatatataaaaaaaattatgtcaaaaTTTATAAGATCCAACCACAAATATAGCCATTATAATGCCAAAATAAAGATACACAACACAATACAACCTATGAACTCACAATATCTTCTGCAGTTTCTACACAAGGCAACAACCACGGTTGCGGGGAAAGAAGCCCACAAGAACAGATGAACACTAGCAGAGACTAGACCGTAACTAATATGTAATTCTTCTTTATTATGTCAATGCAAGCACCAAACTTACATGTATGGCAATGAAACTAATAGAAATGTATAATTAAATCTATTTACGACGCTTTACTTACTGCAAGGAAAGAAGCTGTAAAGAAATATAGAATAAAAGAGGAGAGTATAAATATTAGAAGCTAAAACACTGAAAGTAGATATATAGGAATAAACAACACTTCTGCATGCGCTCCATATTATGGAAGCAGGCGGAGGTTGGGCGATTGGAGAAATGGCATCGTCAACAGTGTAACGTAAAAGTTGTAACACTGTCAAGTAGAGATTCACTTTCTTCTGGGTATGCCATTTTGCCGCAGGGCATGCCTTCTTAGCATTGTGTCCCAGCTTGGCAAGACAGGGCCCCGGCATCAGAAGTCAATGTGCCAACCATTGAGGAAGGCTTGGCTCCAAGGCTGGAGGCCCTTGCGTAGCTAGTTGAGGCCCCTGCACCAGAGGGGGTAAAATAAGCACC comes from Musa acuminata AAA Group cultivar baxijiao chromosome BXJ3-3, Cavendish_Baxijiao_AAA, whole genome shotgun sequence and encodes:
- the LOC135632718 gene encoding 3-ketoacyl-CoA thiolase 2, peroxisomal-like, producing the protein MEKAIDRQQVLLQHLRPSPSSAPGGSPLILASFCTASDSAAYQRNACFGDDVVVVAAYRTAICKSKRGGFKDTYPEELLTAVLKALLDKTSLNPNEVGDIVVGTVLAPGSQRVTEFRMAAFYAGFPETVPVRTVNRQCSSGLQAVADVAAAIKAGFYDIGKNILVYHFYACIIVPGIGAGLESMTANMLSWEGSINPKGNKFQKAQDCLLPMGIMVENVAHQFGVARQEQDQAAVESHRKAAAATASGKFKEEIIPVTTKIVDPKTGEEMQVTISVVDGI